In Acidobacteriota bacterium, one genomic interval encodes:
- the truA gene encoding tRNA pseudouridine(38-40) synthase TruA: MLTWKLTLEYDGTRYSGWQEQANAKTIAGELRKAAEDLFDRKVELGGAGRTDAGVHAMGQVAHLRLSPRGGRPKNLPRPHEIQFGFNDRLPSDINLLQVEEASDHFHARHDAIARSYLYQISTRRTAFQKKYVWWIKDRLDVAAMARCAAMLAGRHDFAAFSERDVKRVQAGEDYSTLVIVDEAEIGTEDHLILFHITASHFLWKMVRRLVGSIVEVGRGNARIEEFETLLKAPASKTRLDPARVTAPPSGLFLQSIRYPN, translated from the coding sequence ATGCTTACCTGGAAACTCACGCTCGAATACGACGGCACACGCTACAGCGGCTGGCAGGAACAGGCCAACGCCAAAACCATCGCGGGCGAATTGCGCAAGGCCGCCGAAGATTTATTCGACCGCAAGGTCGAACTCGGCGGCGCGGGCCGCACCGATGCGGGCGTGCACGCGATGGGCCAAGTCGCGCACTTGCGGCTGTCACCACGCGGTGGCAGGCCGAAGAACTTGCCGCGCCCGCACGAAATCCAATTCGGCTTCAACGACCGGCTGCCTTCGGACATCAACCTGCTGCAAGTCGAAGAGGCTTCCGACCACTTCCACGCGCGGCACGACGCCATTGCGCGCAGCTACCTTTATCAAATTTCGACGCGGCGGACAGCGTTTCAGAAGAAGTATGTTTGGTGGATCAAAGACCGGCTCGATGTCGCGGCGATGGCGCGCTGTGCCGCAATGCTGGCCGGACGCCACGATTTCGCGGCGTTTAGTGAACGTGATGTGAAGCGCGTCCAAGCGGGCGAAGACTATTCCACACTGGTCATTGTGGATGAAGCGGAAATCGGCACAGAGGATCATCTGATCCTCTTTCACATCACAGCCTCGCATTTTTTATGGAAGATGGTGCGGCGGCTGGTTGGCTCTATCGTTGAAGTCGGACGCGGGAACGCGCGTATCGAAGAGTTTGAGACGTTGTTGAAAGCGCCCGCCAGCAAAACCAGGCTTGATCCGGCGCGGGTGA
- a CDS encoding DUF433 domain-containing protein, whose product MTPADVIEIDPEKMGGMPVFFGTRVPIKNFFDYLEDGDGIEVFLDDFPTVEREQVFALLTLIKDRLGLTGDED is encoded by the coding sequence ATGACACCCGCAGACGTAATTGAAATTGACCCGGAGAAGATGGGCGGGATGCCGGTCTTTTTTGGCACGCGCGTTCCGATCAAGAACTTCTTTGATTATCTCGAAGACGGCGATGGCATTGAGGTCTTTCTGGATGACTTCCCAACGGTCGAGCGTGAGCAAGTTTTTGCGCTACTCACTTTGATCAAAGATCGCCTGGGTTTGACCGGCGACGAGGACTAA